The DNA window AGCAGCTGATTAGGCTTAGgtagagggttagggttagggggcCTATGTGACAACTGTTAGAATtcatattatggcaagaaccaatcagctgagtaaagagaaacaacagtccatcattactttaagaactgaaggtcagtcagtccgtaaaattgcaaaaactttgaatgtaTCCCCAAGTGCAGTCGCAAAAAACATCAAGCGCTATGATGAAACTGGCTCACACGAGGACCGTcccaggaaaggaagaccaAGAGTCACCTCTCCTGCTGAGGATAAGCTCATCCgagtcaccagcctcagaaatcACAAGTTAGCAACACCTCAGATTAcagtagcagacacatctctacatcaactgttcagaggagactgtgccAATCAGGCCTTTATTGtcaaatagctgctaaaaaaCTACTGctaaggaaaagcaacaagcagaagagatttgtttgggccaagaaacacaaggaatggacagtagaccagtggaaatctgtgctttgGCCTGTGGAGTCCAAATCTATGATCTTTGGTTCCACCTGCCATGTCTTTGTGCGACGCAGAAAAGATGAACGGATGGTCTCATGCATGGTTCCCACCATGAAGcatggaggaggtgtgatggtgcGGGGAtgctttgctggtgacacttCTGGgtatttattcaaaattgaagGCACATTGAACCAGCATGGCTTCAGCACTGAATGTCTCCATCTCGTGCATGCGCAGGTCGAGTGTTAATACCAACAAAGTCACCCGTGACCCCTGACGATACCGGCTAGCCTATATCTTCCGGTGACGTCAGAGGATCTGTTCCTGCAGAATCTTCTCGCGAAACCACAAGGATTCTGAGTGACAGAGCGCTCTGGCGGTCATCCAGGATTCATAGAACCGTAGTTACATACGTAACTTTCGTTCTATTTTATCCTTACTGACCGCCAGAGTCGGTGCTTCAGCACTGGATGACCCATAACAACAAAGTCACGAGGAATGCCAATACATACCTCAGTGAGAGGAAGCAGTAGAGGTGGGCAACAGGGCCACACCCAGTGGGTGGGGAGTGGCCACATTCACCCGATAGAACCTGGAAAAGGTAGTTGGTGATGCCCACAATGCCGCATCACAGATATCCCCCAGGGGCACACCACGCAGAGCCGCCCATGATGTAGAGACAGCCCTAGTAGAGTGGCACCTCACCATGGATGGCAGGGGACGACCACTTTGTTTATACGCCTGGGTGATGGCATCCACAATCCAATGCGACAGTCGCTGTTTGGAGAGGGCAAGGCCTTTCTTAGGACCACCATAACAGAGGAACAGCTGTTCTAACCGTCTTATCCTTGAGGTCAGAGTTACATAGGCTCTTAAAGCCCGCACGGGGCACAGCAGTCCTAACCTTTCAGCGCCTGGTCCCCCGGCCTCTAGAGGCCCTGGGGGGACGACGGGCAGCGTCAAAGGTCTGAGGTTGTCTAGAGGGTGGATGTTCGGAGGCTCGAAAGCCCTGAGGACCTCTTCGAGCCTGCTGTTGAGCCGGTCGCTGAGACCTAGGGTAGCCACTGGGGAGAGTCTGTGGCTGGGGGCAGCTGAGGAGCCCCCAGGCCTGCTGGGAGGAAGCATGCTCCTATGAAGCCCGGAGAGCTGCTGTCGAGTCTGCCTGGCCTGGACTGTGCGCTCAAGCGCCTCTACAGCAGCCGACCCCAAAATTTCGCCGTGTTCCACTGGAACGCTGCGGAGGGTTCTTCGACACACCTTGGTGAGAGGTGACTGTGCCAGCCACACCCGGCGGTGAGCCTGGACAAGTGTGGACATCAGGTGCCCCAGTTCTCTGGACATCAGGGCAAACGCCTGCAGAGATGCATCACCAAAGCTGTGGACGGAAGCGTCCAGTGTAGCCTCCTGCAGGGATGCTGAGAGAGCAAGCATCAGATGCCAAAGGGAATTTCCAATGCGTCCCATGCGTTCTGCTGCGTCATAGGCCTTAGAGAGCAGGTCATCTGTAGCCCGACACTGGGGGCGCGGACACCTGGCATCCGGCCTCAGAGCCTCATCAGGTGAAACGGTGAGAGCCGCTATAGCTGGCTCAACTGCTGGCATGTGGGCCAAGCCGAACTTGGCTGCATCCTGCATAGCTGCCAGGGTCCGGCCATCTGATGTTGCATGAGAGAGGGCTCTAGTATCTCTCCAGCATGCGTGAAACTCCTTCAGGTATTCCTCTGACGGAGGCACAGTAAAGGTGGCAGGGGCTGGACCACGCCTGAAGAAAGCACTGGCGGGAGCCGGCTGAGCCTTCGGAACATCCAGCTGCAGGTGGGCCAGGGCCATACGAATGATGGCACCCATGGAGTCGTCCTCGGACCTCATACTGCAACTGCGGGCTGAGGAGCGGGAGCTCGTCCCCGAGGTGTGGGAGGCAGCATCCTGGGGGACCACATCAGCCCCATAGTCAGTGAACTCAGTGGCTGAAGCCGTCAAGGAGAGCACATCCTCCTCTGGTTCGAGCATTGTAGCAGGGGAAGCAGGAGCACCCACATCCACTGCACCAGTCCCAGACTGGATGGCTAGGAAGAGggatttcatttgatttagcTCCTCAGTCAATTGGTCCACCCTGGAGGCCAGTTTAGACTCCTTGACCCTCTTCCCGGAGGAGGCGCCTGCAGCCTCTGCTGCCCGACGTTTAGGTCGGCAAGGCTGTGCTGGAGGCAATCGCTGGGCTGGGGTCAACTGGTCCGGCTCTAGAACATGGCCCAGCAGGTGTTCAGCCTCAGCCAGTCTGGCAACATGCACTGCCCGGGGCATGAAGCTACAGTTCATGCAGGGGTCCTCTGAAAGTCCCTCCCTCAGGTGTTCGAGGCCAAGGCACGGAGGACACATATCATGACCATCTTCAGACTGCAGAGGGGCCAGACAGGCTGAGCAAGAGTGGCCACCAAGCATGGTGACAACTATTCAAATACAAACCAACTGAGAAAGACAACAGATGCTGGGAGAGGGAGCGAACGCATTGCCTTCACCAGCAGGTGtcgcacaacaaacacagttagTCTTAGTGGCTAGCACATCTGCTAACTACAAGGGCAATCAGCGGTGTACCGATTACACAGACGCTAGGTCCGCAGGCAATGCTAACGCTAGCGCCCGTAACTAATTGCACAAATGTCAGGAGAGGGAGCGAGTACAGCGCCTTCACCAACCTTATTTAGCAAAGAAAGAGATACCCAAAGGAGACGTAACACAACATCCGGTATACTCAGCCAGTTGTAGAGACGAACCGATGGTAATTTGAGGGGGTGTCCGCGGCAAACCACAACAAACCTTCCGTCTCAGCTCGTCGCAGCCCTTGGAGGGCTCGCAGCTCGCAGCTCTGACAGGTTGTCGCAGGGCTACCAGCGACAAAGTAGCAGTGAAGTACACGTTTTAGTTCAGCTAGAGCTCACTGATGTACGTCTACCTGCAAAGCGAGAAGATGAGAAGGAACAGATCCTCTGACGTCACCAGAAGATATAGGCTAGCCTGTATCGTCAGGGGTCACGGGTGACTTTGTTGGTATTAACACCCGACCTGCGCATGCGCGAGATGGAGACATTCAGTGCTGAAGCACCGCCTCTGGCGGTCAGTAAGGATGAAATAGAACAACAGAGCTCAGAGCCATGCTCATTCACTTCCTGATAACTAGTCACATGACACAACTTCCTGATACTGACATCCTGTAATTCTTAAAGGGCCCACAAGGAAGCTAACACATTAATTTAGCTGAAACAGAACAGTATATGTACATGTGTCCAgcacatatgtatatatgcatatatgggtgtgtatgtaaatatatcGCTATATAACTTGTGATTCATGAATATTACATATAGTACATCAAATTGTGTATACTTAGATGGGAGAAGGGGTAAGATTAAATAGGAGTATACTTCTTCCTACTCCATTTCAGATATGTTAATGCTTGTTGATGGAAGATAcacatgcttttcatttcattatgcCTATTTGTCGAactaattttttaaaaatgaagatgtTCAACCACTTCATTTTGTCAGATGTTTCCTTTGaatatgatgttttgttttgttttgtttttgacactGGAAGTAATGCCACTGTCTTAACTTATCTCAGCCATTAAGGTTTCACAGCCTAATGTTATTAATCACCAAACACCTCAGCCACCTGGCAGCTACATGGTAGGATCAAAGTAACTGAGTGTTGTatgatgtgtgatgtttgttaTAGTAGGAGGTCATGAGGCCATCCCATAACAAACCTATTTGTataagttgatttttgagtcatATTCCCAACACTTTCCAAAAACTGATGCCGTGGGTTTTTTATGTATAGTCTGGTACTTCTGGTCACTAATTACATTCTCAATAAAGCATTGGGGGCAAAAAAAATCTCTGGTCGCTAAATATACAGCGGTTAAGCCAGCCGTGGTTCGCATTTGCTTGGTCAAATCCGCCGCACCTTTTTTTTGTCGTAGGAAGTactctgatcttttttttaacaaaaacagagcaataTCACAGCCTAataatactctgttacaagtaaatTTCTACATCAAATTTGGGCAAAGCTAAGTATTCTTGTTCTCTGTTAAGGATTTTGACACAAGATTACtcaaaaagtacacagtaaaagtacttaatATTATCAATGCAAGTAGTCTAGGCAGTACTAAGTTAAGTagtatatgaatcttggactCCTTatggaaaatgtgttattttttacatcaaagTTGAGCAAAATATCCTTATTCTTGTGATCTGGTTTGACAAAGTATTACtcaaaaagtacacagtaaaagtactcatactagttaaacaaatattttaggAAGTAATTAGTTCAGCAAtatatgaatcttggactattaaaattaaaaaaatacattttttattacacAAAGTTGGGTGAAATATCCTTAATCTTATCCTCTGTTAAGGATTTTGACAAATGATTACACAAgaagtacacagtaaaagtacatCATATTATGCGTGCAAGTAGTCTAGGATGTACTAAGTGTATTAACTAACtagagatttttttccccctatgcttaattaaaaatgtaattagcaACCAGAGATACCAGACTGACACTGAGCATGTGCAAAGGGTGGCCACACAGTTGAAATGTATATGTATGGGAAATGGTATGATAATAACGGAAaatttaaattagattttatttcgttttagttttgttgtttatcatattttccattttggactgaaaataggaaaatgaacacaagttttcaatgtttgttgcatacacaaaaagaaaacgaaaTACTGACTCGTTTTTTCATTTTTCGTTTGCTAGATTAAATGGAACAATTGAATGATCAGATCATACACGGACCACAGTCCAATTGTAATTTCCATGTGCTGCTTTTACAATAGGTTGCAACACCCTGAAAATAAGAGGATTGATTGGCTGGTTTGATTTCTAAGCAGGTGAGTTAATGTAATCAAACAAGATATTaaaaagtgaggagagagagcagacactgTTAGTGACAGAGTTACCTCTCATAGGAACGACACATTTTCTAACCATGATGGATAATGTTTCTCAAataagaatgttttttcttttaggtttaaatgaaacaaataaccacagatttactctcttctttctcactttactgtgttactgtgtgattttgctggtaaatatttctgttattgtcaccatcatcatggataaaaacctgcatgaaccaatgtatattttaatatgTACTTTTTGCATGAATGCACTTTATGGGACAGCAGGTTTCTACCCCAAGTTTCTCTGGGATCTGCTTTCTCCTGTTCATGTCATCTCTTATTCTGGATGTCTTGTTCAGGCTCAAGTAGGTGGTTCATTTGTTTGCAGTGAACTGTCTATTCTGTCAGTCATGGcatatgacagatatgtggctATATGTCGACCACTAGAGTACCACTCTGTCATGTCAAAGCAAAGGCTCATTTTGTTAGTGTGTTATTCTTGGATGACACCTTTTTGCATGATTGGCTTAAATTCGTTTTTAATGTCCAGATTAAAGTTATGCAGCCCATATATCAGGaaatttttttgtgtgaattggATGATTGTTAAACTTGCTTGTTTCCCAGTGCAAACAACAGTTAACAGCATAGTTGTATACATAAATATGacaatttatttaattcatgctTTATTCATAGTTCTATCCTACATGTatctcattaaaacatgtgtAGATTCTATAGAAAACAGGGCAAAGTTCATGCAAACATGTGTGCCACATCTAACCTCCTTACTCATTTTTCTTGTATCTCTGCTATTTGAAATAATGATTATGCGTTTCAATTCAAAAGACTTTCctcaaatctttaaaaactttgttgCAATTGAAAGTTTTGTCATACCTCCCTTAGTAAATCCATTAATTTATGGTTTCAAATTGACCAAAATTCGAAACAGAATTCTGGTTGTTCTTagtataaagaataaatgacttctgttttatatacagtattaaaGAAACTCAAAGTCCTAGATGTTCCTTCTTATATTTGCACAGTTTAAccagctgtctgctgtggctGTCAGAGTTACATGTAATATCCTCAAGACTTTTTGCACATTTATCAAACATGAACTTCTTAAACCTTGAAGAATGTTTTCAAttcatttaattgaaatttgcattattttttgtgaatgttcttttttttttttttttacatgtaacaTGCTGAATCATATGCAACACTATCTTAGTTGGTGATGCTcttaagatgatgatgataagatGGCGTGCTCCTTATTAGTTTAATTTTGAGCATccacattattcacatttagACAATGGTCAACACAGTTGCACAGTGTCTCCTgttgtgaacatgtgtgtgaacATATCATGCAAAAAAGTTTAATATACCATTATTGCACACCACACTGTTCAGTCACATTTTGCACAGTTGGCAGTCATGTATTTTGGAATTAAATAGATGAAATTAACACTTAAATGTTTATAATCCTTTTTTGTACTGTATTTGTCAATGAACTGCTTGTGATTTAACATCAAGATTTCAAAGCCCAGTGTGTCAGATTTAGTCACAGCTAGAGGTGAGGTCGCACAATGTAACCATTCTTAGGTTATTTTCTGAGagcataattatgaatattatattccacctctgccaatagatcccaatacattttccacactACACctttaacacagaaaaaacaaacaaacaaaaaaaaaacttgatgacGAAGgccatgatttaaaaaaagacaggagctTTAGTCTTTTACCATGATATCATGTATGTAGCAAATGCACTTTCAATGCATAATTTACcagtttaaatattaaaataccaGTATTGCCAGtattaatattcaaatattaatacatttcttCCCAAAAGACATCATAGCTTTAAACTAATTAATTTAGCTCTTTTCTTCCAAAACTCTCTAACTTTTCTCTCATCCATACCACACTTTGCACAGTCCCCCGGGAACTTGACCATAAAAGGATTCAcgtcattgtccgtaaccgcttatccctttccatggagtcgtggggtgttgctgctggagccaatcccagccttgtctcagggaAAGGGCAGGGcactccctggacaagtcgccagctcatcgcagggccctcactgatgagcaatgtggggttcagtatcttgctcaaggacactttaacatgcagctcagccctgcctggagcCGGGATTTGtaccagtgaccttccgatcactagtgtgtatatatatatataacagcTAAATGTTGTTTCAGCAGGTGTTTGCCAGGTGTTCCAGAGAGCACCTTTCTGTACTGATGTGTCAATGTAATCATTCTTTAAGAGAATACTGCTGGGACAAGATGCTGAAGAATATTTTGCCTTCCATCTTGAGTAGTGAGAGGGTTCTTAACTGGTAAATGTCTATGGAGTTCTCCTCTTTGGGAATCtaaacactgtcaacacattTCCACCGGTCAGTgactcttcctctccaccataTCACTCTCAGGATTTTCCACATTTGCTAGAGGAGTCTCGGACAGTGTTTGGACATTCTGTACAGTACCCCACTAGGCCCAGGGGAGGAGGCTTATCTTGCTGCCTTAACAACTTCCTGAACCTCGCTCCAGATAGGTTTTCTTGATGTTAGACTCAATTGTTGGGGGAACTGGACTTATCAGGGCCTTGTTGTGGCCAAGTTCCTGCTCACTTGCTGGATCACTCAAGTTGCTGTGAAGGAAGGAATTAAAATCATCTGCTGCACAATCAAGGTGGCCACTATACACAAGAGCAATTTTCTAGTAAAGCCAAAAGGGTCGACAATGATGGATGTTCCTGTCCCTTGTCCTCTGTGCCATTCAGCTCTCCAGATCATCATGAACTTTTTCCTCAGGATTTACTACAACTCTGCTAGGAGCTGGTGTTGAACTTCACTGGCAAGCTTGTACTGCTTCTTAAGAGCTCTCAGCTCTTTCACAACttttatattttgatgattCTACCAGGCTTGTTGTAGGGTTTCTTGCAGTTCCCTGTTTCTTGTTGGTTGCTTGGGAACATTTTATAATCTGTCAAACTACTTTGCATGGAGTCTTGGGCATGTGGAGGTGCTAGGCTTTGTGGGGTGTGCCCTGGCAGTGCTCCTCCTGCGTTTTATTCGGAACCATCACTGGGCATTGCACCAGTTTCTCATTGTCTAAGCACTTCATTCTGGCCTGATGGATTTTAAGGCCACGCAGATTCTTGCACTCGTTGACACAGATGCATGTTGCATTCATTGTCGTCTGCCATCTGCATGGGTTGAAGTCCTTTGGTCCATCCTATTGGGGATCTcattctccctcctctcttggGATCACCTGAGAATGTATTTCTTAAATTTCCCAAtttgtcaaaaactgacactgttGGATTGTAGGACAGGTCAGCcaccatcccaaagcatcagtttttgatttgatttgattaagaATGAGGCTCTAAaattactcttttttttgttacaagtACAACCTTTAAACAATACAACGTCaccacagaaacatattaccatgactgttttattttgtatttgagcAATAATTTCTGaccatttgtttttcctttggcACCCAGAAGGTTTTGCCCCTCTGTCCTGAGTCTACAGGATgcctttttttcattgttgccaaaaatgtgtttcaataTTAAAGTTATGCATCTCATATATCACCAGATACTTTTTGTGTAAATTCATGGcttgtttctctgctgaaacTGCTTTGCAGAGCTTTACAGAGTTGCATACATAATAgtaataattttgttttttcatggtttATTCATAGTTCTATCCTACATGTATCTcattgaaacaagtgaaaattatacagaaaacagagaaaagttcATGCAAACAAATGTGCCACATTTGACAGCCTTACAGTTCTTTTTGGGTGATTGCACTTATTGATATTCTATTAATGTGATCTGTGTCACAATCTAATGCTGcagtggatttctttgtgttttagtgGTTGGATTTGCTTTACTGTTTTGCTTGCAGAGGTGCACTGGGAGGCTGGGCAGAGTTTGCGGAGTTTGCAGAGTTTGCAGAGTTTGCGTCTCTGGAGTGATTATACACatgcacctgcagcaggttggcaaTCAGTGTCTGCTTTTAAGCCCTGATCCCCACGTTACCTGTTGCCAGATGATTTCATTAACCATATGTATATGGACATTGACAGTGACTCCTAGATTGTCTCTGGTGTTTTCATGGTTTCCAGTGCAAGATCTAACTTTGCTTTGCCTTCCAGTGATCGCCTGTGTGGCATTCTACAAGTGACTCCGCTTCAACCAGTCTCCACGCAATGTAACAATTTGGTTCAAAAGATTTCACTCAagcctttaaaaatgttgttgcaaTAGAAATTCTTGTCATAACTCCCTTGTGTTAAGGGAGTCACAGATTTACAGTTACAAactttaaaaattaaatgactTCTGTCTTAAGGTTACTAATTTGTACGTAATTGCACTATTTGATATTCTAATTATGTGGTTCGATCCAAAATATTTTCctcaaacctttaaaaactgtttcaaTAGAATTCGCTATCATACCTCCCTTAATAAAGCCATTAATTTAAGGTTTCAAACTGACCAAAATTCATGACAGAATTATGGTTGTActtactgtaaaaaataaatgatttacaaAACTAAAAGTCCTATGTCTGGTGTTCTTCCTTGAATTGTTACTTCAGAGTAACAcacaatattcctcacatggCAGTAGAAGGAGTTAACAGGTAATCATTACCAAGTGCAATGCTATGCTGCCTTTTTGAAGCATGAGTAATGTTAGATTTCTAAACTAATTAAACCACTTCAGAGTATTCTGAAAACAAACTAACGTTATAACTGCCCAGTCatttgaaagacacttttgttAACTatagccataaagacaaaacTGGAGTTAACTTACAAGCTAGGTTTACCAACAAACTACATAGCTCAACTGCAACATCATAAGATGATATGCGCTATTGAAAATATTACTGTTACCACCGGCatcttagccttgtggttaaaaaataaaatgaaacatatatcaagcaggggtccttatTTGTCCAAAGCATCCAATTCTGCTTTGGTCTTAAGCCTTACAATCCTGCAATTTTCCTAAATAGTCAATGCAAATGACAGTCAGTATAATTTTCAAGTCATCGGCTGTTTTTCAACAAACCTCCCAAAGATAAccgtatttatttatttatttttttcaaaaataaaaaactcaaAATGCACTGTTCCAAATTATTATGCACGACAgaatttcaaaacatttatcGGTTGTAAAGAACTGAACATTGTAATTTGTTGAATTTGCAGCATTAGGATTTCATATTTACTGAAAGTTCAATCAAAAACATCTTAACAGGCCAAGTTACATGTTAACATAGGACCACTTCTTTGATATCTCCTTCACAGTTCTTGCATCCATTGAGCTTGTGAAGTTTTGTAGAGTTTCTGTTTCAGAATAGCCTCCCAGAGTGGCTGTTTTGATGCAAACTGCCTTCTACCACAGAGGTTTTACTTTAGGATGCTCCAAAGGTTCTCAATAGGGTTGAGGTCAGGGGAGGATGGGGGGGCCACACTGTGAGTTTCTGTCCTTTTATGCCCATAGCAGCCAGTGACACAGAGGTATTCTTTGTAGCATGAGATAGTGCATTGTCAGGCATAAAGATGATTTTGCTATGGAAGGCACGGTTCTTCTTTTAGTAACATTGAAGAAAGTGGTCAGTCAGAAACTCTATGTACTTTACCGAGGTCATTTTCACACCCTCAGGGACCTTAAAGCGGCCTACCAGCTGTCTCCCGATGATTCTGGCCCAAAACAtgactcctccacctccttgcTGATGCTGCAGCCTTGTTGGGACATGATGGCCATCCACCAATCATCCACTACTCCATCCAACTGGATCATCCAGGGTTGCACAGCACGGCATCAGTAAACAAGACTGTTTGAAAATTAGTCTTCATCTATTTCAGGGCCCACTGCAACAGTTTCTGCTTGTGAGCATTGGTTAGGGGTGGTCACATGGTAGGTTTATGCACAACTGCAAGCCTCTTGAGGATCCTACACTTTGAGGTTTGCAGGACTCCAGAGGCACCAGCAGTTTCAAATACCTGTTTGCTGCTTTATAGCGGCATTTTAGCAGCTGCTTTCTTGAGTCGATGAATTTGTCTGGAATTAACCCGTCTGTGTTCTGAATCAGCCACAAATCTCTTCACAGTATGATGATCACGCTTACGTTTTCGTGAAATATCTAAAGTTTTCATACCTTGTCCAAGGCGTTGCACTATTTGACGCTTATATGGACCCATATTGCTTGAAACCTGTGGCCTGTTTAATAATGTGGAACATCCTTCTTAagtatttttcctttatttggGCTCACCTGGCAAACTAATTATCACAGCACAGGTGTCTGAGACTGATTTTAGTGATCCAAAGAGCCCTGAGACACAATACCATCCATGAGTttaactgaaaatcaaaagaatAACTTAAACAcctaaaaaaacactgtaatccAATTTGCATAATAATTTGGAATGCCGTATAGTTCCATTACTACAACTTTAATAATTCTCCTCTCAAAGTGCCATAAGGTTCTATGTTGTTATTGTCATGTGCTGCATTTACAGTAGATC is part of the Acanthopagrus latus isolate v.2019 chromosome 9, fAcaLat1.1, whole genome shotgun sequence genome and encodes:
- the LOC119026028 gene encoding olfactory receptor 142-like, with product MMDNVSQIRMFFLLGLNETNNHRFTLFFLTLLCYCVILLVNISVIVTIIMDKNLHEPMYILICTFCMNALYGTAGFYPKFLWDLLSPVHVISYSGCLVQAQVGGSFVCSELSILSVMAYDRYVAICRPLEYHSVMSKQRLILLVCYSWMTPFCMIGLNSFLMSRLKLCSPYIRKFFCVNWMIVKLACFPVQTTVNSIVVYINMTIYLIHALFIVLSYMYLIKTCVDSIENRAKFMQTCVPHLTSLLIFLVSLLFEIMIMRFNSKDFPQIFKNFVAIESFVIPPLVNPLIYGFKLTKIRNRILVVLSIKNK